TCTGGGTATGGCCCAGACCGGTAGCGGCAAAACGGCAGCGTTCTCTTTACCGCTGCTCAACAATCTTGATCCTGAGCTGAAGGCACCTCAGATTCTGGTGCTGGCCCCGACCCGCGAACTGGCGGTTCAGGTAGCCGAAGCGATGACGGATTTCTCTAAACACATGCGCGGCGTGAACGTGGTTGCCCTGTACGGCGGCCAGCGTTATGACGTGCAGTTACGCGCCCTGCGTCAAGGGCCGCAGATCGTCGTCGGTACGCCGGGTCGTCTGCTTGATCACTTAAAACGCGGTACCCTGGATCTGTCTCGTCTGAGCGGTCTGGTACTGGACGAAGCCGATGAAATGCTGCGTATGGGCTTCATCGAAGACGTTGAAACCATCATGGCGCAGATCCCGGAAGGTCATCAGACCGCTCTGTTCTCTGCCACCATGCCGGAAGCGATTCGTCGCATTACCCGCCGCTTCATGAAAGAGCCGCAGGAAGTGCGCATTCAGTCCAGCGTCACTACCCGTCCGGACATCAGCCAGAGTTACTGGACTGTCTGGGGCATGCGTAAAAACGAAGCGCTGGTGCGTTTCCTGGAAGCGGAAGATTTTGATGCGGCGATTATCTTCGTTCGTACCAAAAACGCGACTCTGGAAGTGGCTGAAGCGCTGGAGCGTAGCGGCTATAACAGCGCCGCGCTGAACGGCGACATGAACCAGGCGCTGCGTGAGCAGACCCTGGAACGTCTGAAAGACGGTCGTCTGGATATCCTGATTGCAACCGACGTTGCGGCCCGTGGCCTGGACGTTGAGCGTATCAGCCTGGTCGTAAACTACGATATCCCAATGGATTCCGAGTCTTACGTTCACCGTATCGGTCGTACCGGTCGTGCGGGTCGTGCAGGCCGTGCGCTGCTGTTCGTTGAGAACCGCGAGCGTCGTCTGCTGCGTAACATTGAACGCACGATGAAGCTGACCATTCCGGAAGTTGAACTGCCGAACGCTGAACTGTTGGGCAAACGTCGTCTGGAAAAATTTGCGGCTAAAGTACAGCAGCAGCTGGAAAGCAGCGATCTGGATCAGTACCGTGCGCTGTTGGCGAAACTGCAGCCGACGGCGGAAGACGAAGAGCTGGATATCGAAACTCTGGCTGCCGCTCTGCTTAAGATGGCGCAGGGCGAACGTCCGCTGATTCTGCCGCCAGATGCGCCGATGCGTCCGAAGCGTGAGTTCCGCGACCGTGACGATCGTGGTCCGCGTGACCGTAACGATCGTGGCCCGCGTGGCGACCGTGAAGACCGTCCGCGTCGTGAACGTCGTGACGTTGGCGATATGCAGCTGTACCGCATTGAAGTGGGCCGTGATGATGGCGTTGAAGTTCGTCATATCGTTGGCGCGATTGCAAACGAAGGCGACATCAGCAGCCGTTACATTGGTAACATCAAGCTGTTCGCTTCGCACTCCACCATCGAACTGCCGAAAGGTATGCCGGGTGAAGTCCTGCAGCACTTTACGCGCACTCGCATCCTGAACAAGCCGATGAACATGCAGCTGCTGGGCGATGCACAGCCGCACACTGAACGTCGTGGCGGTGGTCGTAGCTTTGGTGGCGAGCGTCGTGAAGGTGGTCGTGGCTTCGGCGGTGAGCGTCGTGAAGGTGGTCGTGGTGATGGGCGTCGTTTCAGCGGCGAACGTCGCGAAGGTAGCCGTGCACCACGTCGTGAAGAAGGCTCCAGCCGTCGTCGTGACGCGTAAACATCTTGCTTACTGACGTAAAGTAATAGATACAGCCCCGGTAAAACTATCGGGGCTTTTTTTATTTCATTTGTACTATTGTACTGGTACAGTGCGACACATTAAAATGCCGTCACAACATTATTCGCTGGAGAAATCGCTAAATGGCAACACTAACCACCACCCAGACATCACCTTCGCTGCTCGGCGGCGTGGTGATCATCGGCGGCACCATTATCGGCGCAGGGATGTTCTCTCTGCCGGTGGTCATGTCCGGGGCGTGGTTTTTCTGGTCAATGGCGGCGCTGGTCTTTACCTGGTTCTGCATGCTGCATTCCGGTTTGATGATCCTCGAAGCCAACCTCAACTATCGTATCGGTTCAAGCTTCGACACCATCACCAAAGATCTGCTGGGCAAAGGCTGGAACGTCGTCAACGGTATTTCTATTGCCTTCGTGCTCTATATCCTGACCTACGCCTATATTTCGGCGAGCGGTTCGATTTTGCACCATACCTTCAGCGAAATGTCGCTGAATGTGCCTGCGCGTGCGGCAGGGTTTGGTTTTGCCCTGTTGGTGGCGTTTGTGGTGTGGTTGAGCACCAAAGCGGTGAGTCGCATGACGGCGATCGTGCTGGGTGCGAAAGTCATTACTTTTTTCCTGACCTTCGGCAGTCTGCTCGGGCACGTCACGCCGACCACGCTGTTTAACGTCTCGGAAAGTCACGCCTCTTATACGCCGTACCTGTTGATGACGCTGCCATTCTGTCTGGCGTCCTTTGGTTACCACGGTAACGTCCCGAGCCTGATGAAATACTACGGCAAAGATCCGCGCACTATTGTGAAGTGCCTGGTCTACGGTACGCTGCTGGCGCTGGTGCTCTACTCCGTCTGGTTGCTGGGAACGATGGGAAACATTCCGCGTCCAGAGTTTATCGGTATCGCGCAGAAGGGCGGCAATATTGATGTGTTGGTTCAGGCGCTAAGCGGCGTGCTGAACAGTCGCAGTCTGGACCTGTTGCTGGTGGTGTTCTCCAACTTTGCGGTGGCGAGTTCATTCCTCGGCGTGACGCTGGGACTGTTTGACTATCTGGCGGATCTGTTTGGTTTCGATGATTCGGCGCTGGGGCGCTTCAAAACGGCGCTGCTTACCTTTGTGCCGCCAATCGCCGGTGGGTTGCTGTGGCCGAACGGTTTCCTGTATGCCATTGGTTATGCAGGACTGGCGGCGACCATCTGGGCCGCGATTGTACCGGCTCTGCTGGCACGTAAATCGCGTCAGCGCTTTGGTAGCCCGAAATTCCGTGTCTGGGGTGGTAAGCCGATGATTGTCCTGATTCTGGTTTTTGGTGTCGGTAACGCGCTGGTACATATCCTGTCGAGCTTTAATTTATTGCCTGTGTACCAGTAACCAAAATGCCCGGTAGCGCTACGCTTACCGGGTCGACAGGAATTGAATAGGCCGGATAAGGCGAAGCCGCTATCTGGCAAAAAAAACTACCCCACCAACTCTTCTTTCACATCCATCGCCAGATCAAACGAGTGCAGACGCGCCTGATGGTCAAAAATCTGCCCGTTAACCATGATCTCGTCCGCCTGGGTTTCACGCAGAATAGACTCCAGTCCGTGGCGTACTTTCGTTTTATCACCCACCAGCGACATGCTCAGCGCCTGTTGCACACCATACTGTTCTGACGGCGACCAGAACTGATCCATATTTTGAATCGGCGCCGGGAGTTGGCCCGTTTCGCCACGCCGCAACTTGACGAAAGCCTGCTGCATCGAGGTGAAAAGATACTCTGCATCACGGTTACTGTCGGCGGCAATGATGTTGATGCACACCATTGCATACGGTTTTTCCAGCCGCGCGGATGGCCGGAACTGCGTGCGGTACAGATGCAGCGCCTGGAACAGCATATCCGGTGCGAAGTGGGAGGCAAAAGCGAACGGCAGGCCAAGCTGTGCGGCTAACTGCGCGCTATAGAGGCTGGAACCTAACAGCCAGACCGGGATCTTCTCGCCGTAGCCAGGCACCGGGCGCACCTGCGGATTTGGATCGCGTGCGTCAAACCAGTCCACCAGCTCAGCGACGTCGCGAGGGAAGTTATCGATATCGCCGCCCATATGGCGACGCAGGGCTCGCATTGTCGGCTGGTCGCTGCCCGGCGCGCGGCCCAGGCCGAGATCAATGCGTCCCGGATAGAGCGTATTCAACGTACCGAACTGCTCGGCAATGACCAGCGGTGAGTGATTGGGAAGCATGACGCCGCCGGAACCGAGGTGCAAAGTCCGGGTGTTGGCGGCCAGATAGCCAATCAGTACCGACGTTGCTGCACTGGCGATACCGATCATGTTGTGGTGTTCCGCCAGCCAGTAGCGGTGGTAGCCTCGTTTTTCCGCGAGGCGGGCGAGATCCAGCGAGTGCGAGAACGCCTCTTTTGCTGAAGATCCGTCAGGAATCGGTGCCAGATCCAGCACCGAGAAAGGAATGGTTTTGTCAGTCATAACGGCTCACTTTGTTACCAGTTAATCTTTTCATACTGCATTAAAGATTAGTTAATGTTGTTAACAAAGTGAGCTATTTATCAGGGCTGCAGTTCGAGACCCGCCAGCCGTTTCCAGTAGCCATTGCAATCGCTGTGCGCGGTAAGCGGCAACGGCGCGTGCCCCGTTTCGTTGGCGCGGAAGGCGTCAAGCATCGCGAATGTCTCGGTTCCCAGCGGTGACAGACGCACAATATCCACCAGTCCCTGCATTGACGTCAATTCGTTCCCCAGATTGTAGATATAGCCGCTCATGGTCTGAATGCCATTGAGGACGAACACCTGTTGATTCTCCTGGGAGAGCACGTCGCGGCCATTCGGGTACTTGATGCAGCAGGTTTCGCATTCATCTTTCGGCCGGTCTTCCGAACGAGCGGTAAAACAGCGAGCGGAGTAAGCCAGCGGCAGATGCCCGTAGCTCAGGACTTCCACTTCAAACTGCTGGCGAATCCCCAGTTCATCACACTGATTGAGCAGGTTCACCAGCCAGTCGCGGGACAGTTCTACCGGCATGCACCAGCGCACCATTCCGTGTTTGAGCAGCAGGCGCAGCGTGACCGCGTTGTAGCAGTTCAGCGCGTGTCCGGCGACAAACGGGAGTTTGCGGTCGGCGCACATATTCACCACGCCAAGATCGCTGGCCTCCAGCAAAAAGTCGCCGTTTTCGACATAACGCTTCAGCTCATTCAGCTCAGAAGAGGCTTGTACCAGCGCCAGCGTTGAAAGTACCACCTGCTTACCGCTACCGGCGAGCGACTTCGCCATATCCAGCCAGTCGCCGACTTTCGTGGCGCGGCGTTTGCTGCACACCGCTTCACCGAGATAGATAACATCCGCGCTGCTGGCAGCGGCCTGCTGATAAAAGTCTTCCAGCGTCTCTTTCGGCCAGTAGTAAAGCACCGGCCCTAAGGAATATTTCATTGCTTTTCTCACTGCCATTTACGGTGATACGCGCCAAGCGTCGTCTGAGTGCCTTCGGACATCGCGCCGAGCGTCTCCATCCAGGCTGCTTGCGGCGTATAGTTTTGCGGGTCGGCCACACAGCGGTCGATCGCCTGACGCCACACTTTCGCGACCTGGCTGACATAGGCCGGGCTGCGCTGACGGCCTTCGATTTTCACCGAGGCAATATTCGCCGCCAGTAGTTCCGGCAGCAGTTCCAGCGTGTTCAGGCTGGTTGGTTCTTCCAGTGCGTGGTAACGCTCACCGTCAACCAGGTAACGCCCTTTACACAGCGTCGGATAACCGGCGTTTTCCCCATCCTGATAGCGGTCGATCAACACTTCATTCAGACGAGATTCCAGCCCCTGCGGTGTCTGCTGCCAGCGTACAAAGCGGGCAGGGGAACAGGCGCCTACCGTATTAGGAGATTCACCGGTTAACCAGGACGAGAGATAACAGCGACCTTCCGCCATAATGCATAGACTGCCGAAAGCAAAAACTTCCAGCGGCACCGGCGTCACGCGGGCAAGCTGTTTCACCTGATGAATCGAGAGCACGCGTGGCAGGACGACGCGGGCAACGTCAAAATTGCGATGATAAAAGTTGATCGCTTCTTCATTTGTTGCCGAAGCCTGAACAGAGACATGGCGCTCAATATGCGGATAACGAACTGCGGCATACTCAAGCATCGCGAGATCGGCAAGGATCAGCGCATCCGCACCCAGTTGCGCGGCCATATCCACCGCGCGCTGCCAGCGGGCATAACCATCTGGATGCGCAAAGGTGTTAATGGCGATGTGCAATTTACGGCGGTGTTGATGGACAAAACTCACCGCTTCCTGCAATTTCTTCTCGGTAAAGTTAAGGCCGGCGAAGTGGCGGGCGTTGGTATCATCTTTAAGCCCGATATAAACAGCATCAGCGCCGTTTTCGATGGCCGCCTTAAGCGCCGGGAGATTTCCGGCAGGGCAGAGCAGCTCCATAATTTATCCTGAAGATTGCGCCGCCTGGGACGCATAATTGTTAACGAACAAGGATTTTAGTTAACCTTGCTGCGACAATTTTTGATTTAAGGCAGTTAAAGTCGTATTGATATCAGTAATAAAGAGGTAGAGATTTCGTACGCAATTGTTGATTTACGCCGCTATGTCGTTTATCTGATATGGCAAAATAGCAGGATAATTGAAACAGGGAGTAAAGCTCGTGTTAGATAAGCTGCGTTCACGCTTAGTACATTTCGGTCCGTCTCTGATGAGTGTGCCAGTTAAACTGACGCCCTTTGCACTGCAACGCCAGGTTCTGCAACAGGTCCTGAGCTGGCAGTTTCGCCAGGCCCTGGCAGACGGTGAACTGGAATTCCTGGAAGGCCGTTGGTTAAGCATTACGGTTCGCGATATCGGTCTGAAGTGGTATACCTCGGTCGAGAATGACAAACTGATCGTCTGCGAGGATGCGCAAGCCGACGTGAGTTTTAGCGCTGATGCCAGCGATCTGTTGATGATCGCCGCACGTAAGCAGGATCCGGATACGCTCTTCTTCCAGCGCCGTCTGGTGATCGAAGGGGATACGGAGTTAGGGTTGTATGTGAAAAACCTGATGGATGCCATTGACCTGGAGCAGATGCCCAAAGCGTTGCGTGTTATGCTGCTGCAACTGGCGGATTTTGTTGAGGCGGGCATGAAATACTCGCCAGAAACCAAACAAACATCGGTAGGTGAACCATGCTGATTCGAGTAGAAATTCCCATTGACGCCCCCGGCATTGATGCCCTGCTGCGTCGTTCATTCGAAAGCGATGCGGAAGCGAAACTGGTTCACGACCTACGTGAAGATGGTTTTCTGACACTCGGTCTGGTCGCCACCGACGATGAAGGTCAGGTGGTGGGTTATGTGGCATTCAGCCCTGTCGACGTGCAGGGCGAAGATCTGCAGTGGGTTGGTATGGCACCGCTGGCGGTAGACGAAAACTATCGTGGACAAGGTCTGGCCCGCCAACTGGTTTATGAAGGACTGGATTCACTCAATGAATTTGGCTATGCCGCCGTGGTCACCCTGGGCGATCCGGCACTGTACAGCCGTTTTGGTTTCGAACTGGCGGCCCACCACGATCTGCATTGCCGCTGGCCAGGCACGGAAAGTGCGTTCCAGGTGCATCGCTTAGCGGATGATGCACTAAGCGGCGTCACGGGACTGGTCGAGTATCACGATCACTTTAATCGTTTTTAAGCGTCGGGGTTTGCAGGTCATTCAGTAATGCTGCAAACCCTTCGCCTTCTGCGACAAGTCGCTCTTTCTGCCGCTTGGTGAGGCGTTTGACCCGGTATTCTGCGCGTAGCGCCAGTGAACGGTCGCCAACCGGCGCGGAAAATGCCAGCGTCAGTTCCCCTTTCCCCCGTAGCGCTTTCGCGCCTTTACCACATTGATGCTGCTGGTAGCGGCGTGCCACGTCGGTCGTGATCCCGGTATACAGGGCATTGTCGGCGGTGCGGATCAGATAAAGATACCAGGGTGTCATCGTGGCCTTCGGCGTGTTACGTTTCTGTCATCCAGTATAAAAGAGAACCGAGATGGAAACACTCACTGCGATCAGTCGTTGGCTGGCGAAACAACACGTTGTGACCTGGTGCGTGCATCGCGAAGGTGAACTGTGGTGTGCAAATGCGTTTTACCTTTTCGACGCCAAAAAGGTCGCTTTTTATCTGCTGACGGAAGAGAAAACGCGTCATGCGCAGATGTCCGGACCGCGAGCGCCCGTTGCCGGAACGGTAAATGGTCAACCGAAAACGGTCGCATTGATTCGCGGCGTGCAGTTTAAAGGCGAGATTCGTCAACTGACCGGGGAAGAAAGCGACGCGGCACGACAGGCCTATCTTCGCCGCTTCCCGGTTGCCAGAATGCTGTCCGCGCCGGTATGGGAAATCCGCGTGGATGAACTCAAGTTCACCGACAACACCCTGGGTTTTGGCAAAAAATTAGTGTGGTTACGTCAGTCAGGCACCGAGGATGCGTAATGCTTCGCGATTGAACGCCGGCAGATCGTCAGGGGTACGACTGGTCACCAGTTGGTCTTTATCTACCACCACTTCCTGATCGTAAAATTCTGCACCGGCGTTTTTCACGTCGATAATGATCGGTTTAACGGCGGTCAGTTTACGCCCGCGAATCACATCGGCACTGATCAGCAACTGTGGTCCGTGGCAGATGGCGAAGACCGGTTTACCCGTGTTCACGAAATCGCGCGTAAAGGTGACGAAACGGTCATCGCCGCGAAGGTAATCCGGAGAATGGCCGCCAGGTAACAGCAACGCATCGAAATCGGCCGGACGCACTTCATCAATCGCTTTATCAATCGTGACGCTGGCTTCGCCTTTTTTCCCTTTTACGGTTTTACCTGCCTGTTTTTCAATCGTAATAACCTCATGCCCGGCCTGACGAAACTCTGCTGCGGGTGAGGTGAATTCTGAGTCCTCAAACTCGTCAGTGATTAAAACGGCAATCTTCTTACTCATGCTTCCTCCGCTGGATCTGCATTGGATAAGGCAATTTTTCCCTGATGATGGATAATTACCTTGTGAACTACTAAGCCTGGTCGATAGGGCTGAGGGTGCAAGGCGGACAATTCTGGAAAGGAGCGAGGATGAGTCAGGTACTGATTACCGGGGCGACCGGGTTGGTTGGCGGACATTTACTGCGGATGTTGCTTAATGAACCGAAGATCCATTCCATTGCCGCGCCAACGCGACGTCCGCTGGCGGATATGCCTGGCGTCTATAATCCCCACGATCCGCAACTGACCGATGCGCTGGCGCAGGTCACCGATCCTATCGATATTGTTTTTTGCTGCCTGGGCACGACCCGCCGTGAAGCGGGCAGTAAAGAGGCGTTTATCCATGCCGACTATACGCTGGTGGTCGACACCGCGTTGACCGGTCTCCGCCTGGGGGCGCAGCATATGCTGGTGGTGAGTTCGATGGGGGCCAATGCCCATTCGCCGTTTTTCTATAACCGCGTAAAAGGGGAAATGGAGGAGGCGCTGATTGCGCAAGATTGGCCAACGCTGACGATTGCGCGTCCGTCGATGCTGCTCGGCGATCGGTCAAAGCAGCGGATGAACGAAACCCTGTTTGCACCGTTGTTCCGGTTGCTGCCGGGCAACTGGAAATCGATTGAGGCGCGGGACGTGGCGCGCGCGATGCTGGCGGAAGCGCTTGCGCCTGAACATGACGGGGTAACAATCCTGACATCGTCTCAACTGCGGGAAAAGGCGGCGTCAATATAGCATTTCCAAACATTTCCCAAAGGCGTAGTATTCACCGGCAAAATTATCTAACACTCCCTGGGGAATGCTATGGCTGGTCAGTCTTCGTCTCAGGCGGCAACA
The sequence above is drawn from the Citrobacter amalonaticus genome and encodes:
- the mtr gene encoding tryptophan permease yields the protein MATLTTTQTSPSLLGGVVIIGGTIIGAGMFSLPVVMSGAWFFWSMAALVFTWFCMLHSGLMILEANLNYRIGSSFDTITKDLLGKGWNVVNGISIAFVLYILTYAYISASGSILHHTFSEMSLNVPARAAGFGFALLVAFVVWLSTKAVSRMTAIVLGAKVITFFLTFGSLLGHVTPTTLFNVSESHASYTPYLLMTLPFCLASFGYHGNVPSLMKYYGKDPRTIVKCLVYGTLLALVLYSVWLLGTMGNIPRPEFIGIAQKGGNIDVLVQALSGVLNSRSLDLLLVVFSNFAVASSFLGVTLGLFDYLADLFGFDDSALGRFKTALLTFVPPIAGGLLWPNGFLYAIGYAGLAATIWAAIVPALLARKSRQRFGSPKFRVWGGKPMIVLILVFGVGNALVHILSSFNLLPVYQ
- a CDS encoding luciferase-like monooxygenase codes for the protein MTDKTIPFSVLDLAPIPDGSSAKEAFSHSLDLARLAEKRGYHRYWLAEHHNMIGIASAATSVLIGYLAANTRTLHLGSGGVMLPNHSPLVIAEQFGTLNTLYPGRIDLGLGRAPGSDQPTMRALRRHMGGDIDNFPRDVAELVDWFDARDPNPQVRPVPGYGEKIPVWLLGSSLYSAQLAAQLGLPFAFASHFAPDMLFQALHLYRTQFRPSARLEKPYAMVCINIIAADSNRDAEYLFTSMQQAFVKLRRGETGQLPAPIQNMDQFWSPSEQYGVQQALSMSLVGDKTKVRHGLESILRETQADEIMVNGQIFDHQARLHSFDLAMDVKEELVG
- the yhbO gene encoding protein/nucleic acid deglycase, which produces MSKKIAVLITDEFEDSEFTSPAAEFRQAGHEVITIEKQAGKTVKGKKGEASVTIDKAIDEVRPADFDALLLPGGHSPDYLRGDDRFVTFTRDFVNTGKPVFAICHGPQLLISADVIRGRKLTAVKPIIIDVKNAGAEFYDQEVVVDKDQLVTSRTPDDLPAFNREALRILGA
- a CDS encoding U32 family peptidase; this translates as MKYSLGPVLYYWPKETLEDFYQQAAASSADVIYLGEAVCSKRRATKVGDWLDMAKSLAGSGKQVVLSTLALVQASSELNELKRYVENGDFLLEASDLGVVNMCADRKLPFVAGHALNCYNAVTLRLLLKHGMVRWCMPVELSRDWLVNLLNQCDELGIRQQFEVEVLSYGHLPLAYSARCFTARSEDRPKDECETCCIKYPNGRDVLSQENQQVFVLNGIQTMSGYIYNLGNELTSMQGLVDIVRLSPLGTETFAMLDAFRANETGHAPLPLTAHSDCNGYWKRLAGLELQP
- a CDS encoding GNAT family N-acetyltransferase, producing MLIRVEIPIDAPGIDALLRRSFESDAEAKLVHDLREDGFLTLGLVATDDEGQVVGYVAFSPVDVQGEDLQWVGMAPLAVDENYRGQGLARQLVYEGLDSLNEFGYAAVVTLGDPALYSRFGFELAAHHDLHCRWPGTESAFQVHRLADDALSGVTGLVEYHDHFNRF
- a CDS encoding YhbP family protein, which gives rise to METLTAISRWLAKQHVVTWCVHREGELWCANAFYLFDAKKVAFYLLTEEKTRHAQMSGPRAPVAGTVNGQPKTVALIRGVQFKGEIRQLTGEESDAARQAYLRRFPVARMLSAPVWEIRVDELKFTDNTLGFGKKLVWLRQSGTEDA
- a CDS encoding NAD(P)H-binding protein, which encodes MSQVLITGATGLVGGHLLRMLLNEPKIHSIAAPTRRPLADMPGVYNPHDPQLTDALAQVTDPIDIVFCCLGTTRREAGSKEAFIHADYTLVVDTALTGLRLGAQHMLVVSSMGANAHSPFFYNRVKGEMEEALIAQDWPTLTIARPSMLLGDRSKQRMNETLFAPLFRLLPGNWKSIEARDVARAMLAEALAPEHDGVTILTSSQLREKAASI
- a CDS encoding GIY-YIG nuclease family protein — encoded protein: MTPWYLYLIRTADNALYTGITTDVARRYQQHQCGKGAKALRGKGELTLAFSAPVGDRSLALRAEYRVKRLTKRQKERLVAEGEGFAALLNDLQTPTLKND
- the deaD gene encoding ATP-dependent RNA helicase DeaD, encoding MAEFETTFADLGLKAPILEALNDLGYEKPSPIQAECIPHLLGGRDVLGMAQTGSGKTAAFSLPLLNNLDPELKAPQILVLAPTRELAVQVAEAMTDFSKHMRGVNVVALYGGQRYDVQLRALRQGPQIVVGTPGRLLDHLKRGTLDLSRLSGLVLDEADEMLRMGFIEDVETIMAQIPEGHQTALFSATMPEAIRRITRRFMKEPQEVRIQSSVTTRPDISQSYWTVWGMRKNEALVRFLEAEDFDAAIIFVRTKNATLEVAEALERSGYNSAALNGDMNQALREQTLERLKDGRLDILIATDVAARGLDVERISLVVNYDIPMDSESYVHRIGRTGRAGRAGRALLFVENRERRLLRNIERTMKLTIPEVELPNAELLGKRRLEKFAAKVQQQLESSDLDQYRALLAKLQPTAEDEELDIETLAAALLKMAQGERPLILPPDAPMRPKREFRDRDDRGPRDRNDRGPRGDREDRPRRERRDVGDMQLYRIEVGRDDGVEVRHIVGAIANEGDISSRYIGNIKLFASHSTIELPKGMPGEVLQHFTRTRILNKPMNMQLLGDAQPHTERRGGGRSFGGERREGGRGFGGERREGGRGDGRRFSGERREGSRAPRREEGSSRRRDA
- the ubiU gene encoding ubiquinone anaerobic biosynthesis protein UbiU: MELLCPAGNLPALKAAIENGADAVYIGLKDDTNARHFAGLNFTEKKLQEAVSFVHQHRRKLHIAINTFAHPDGYARWQRAVDMAAQLGADALILADLAMLEYAAVRYPHIERHVSVQASATNEEAINFYHRNFDVARVVLPRVLSIHQVKQLARVTPVPLEVFAFGSLCIMAEGRCYLSSWLTGESPNTVGACSPARFVRWQQTPQGLESRLNEVLIDRYQDGENAGYPTLCKGRYLVDGERYHALEEPTSLNTLELLPELLAANIASVKIEGRQRSPAYVSQVAKVWRQAIDRCVADPQNYTPQAAWMETLGAMSEGTQTTLGAYHRKWQ
- the ubiT gene encoding ubiquinone anaerobic biosynthesis accessory factor UbiT, which translates into the protein MLDKLRSRLVHFGPSLMSVPVKLTPFALQRQVLQQVLSWQFRQALADGELEFLEGRWLSITVRDIGLKWYTSVENDKLIVCEDAQADVSFSADASDLLMIAARKQDPDTLFFQRRLVIEGDTELGLYVKNLMDAIDLEQMPKALRVMLLQLADFVEAGMKYSPETKQTSVGEPC